AATAGTGGCGCAACTTTCAACTAAGCAGGAAACTTATTTTTCTGTGGTTTGTAGACTCCGAGGGGACGGAGTGCGTCGATAGCCGTCCGAAGCGGTCATTCATCAGCTCCTGTTTGCGCTCTGGAGAGTCTCCTTGGGAAGGCAAACTGGAAGAACACCATGATTGTATCACAGCTGACGATGACAAGCTGGAGACCAGCAACAATTTCAAGACCCATGAAATGGTTCGTCAACGTCTGAtttgtttagttgttttttttacattaccaGGCTCAAAGAACCATCTTAAAACTGTGACTAAAATCCCGTAATCACACAATGCGATACCAGTACAAGTTGTGAGCTTTCACAGCCCTTAAAAATAATGTGTCAATCCCCCATTTCCAGTGTACCCTGTGTAAAATGTTGAAGTGTGTAAATTCAGATTAGACTACTCTGAAACCTGTTGGCTGTTTTAACAGTGCTGTAGAATAATACTGTCCTCCTGCAGATGCCTCTGATGTACCCCACTGTTCAGATGCTTTGCAGCCCTGGGGCTCCCCATGATGCCGTGCAGAGTCAGCGTCTCGAACCGCCAACACGCCGTGGTGCTCGAGAGCTGGTAGAAGTCCTGGTGGAACGGGTTGAGTCGCCTGGACTTTTCTACATCCGCTTCAGCGAGAGTGAGGAGGCCCGCGCTATGGAGGACATGATGATTGAGATGAGGTGGTGGACATGCTGATCAAACACAttcctttatttattgaaaatgaccagattctcTTCCAATCACATGCGCTTGTCCCTCTTGATACACTTCCCAAGCGTCACCCAAGCGTTTTTTCGCCGTGTCCCCCATATTTAGTTCCGCTTGAGAACTAAACTGCTTACCATACCGGGTTTACATGTCAAGCTCCCCGATGCTTGGAGAATAACATCCTGTGtgctttttccccttttctctcttcctccatcgACTGTAGACAACGCTACACGTGTCCTGAGGTGTCAGAGCGTTACCGCCTCCCTCAGCCATTTGTCCGCACAGGTCAAGTCTGCTGTGTGTCCCCCAAAGGAATGTGGTTCTACCGCGTGGTGATCCATCAGATCGTCAGCCCCACTGAGGTCCAGGTGTACTATGTCGACTTTGGTGACATGATGGTTGTACAGACCGCCATCCTCAAGTTCCTCAAGTATGGACATCTATACATTTAGGCTCTTCAACAGTCCAACTagtcctgctcctgctgctcggcTAATACGCTTCTGTGCCTTGCCCCGTTTCCTCAGGTCCTGTTTTTCAATTCTTCCGGCACAGGCTGTTCCGTCATCACTCGCTGGAATCAAACCCAGCACCGTAAGTCCGGTAGCATATTTAGTAATAATCAGTGGTCATCTGGATCTGGCGTCTGTGGAAAGGGCAGTTTTTCTCCTAGGTTTGCGGGGGCGGATTGACCGGGGGAGGGGAGTTGGGTCGGTGTGAGGCCGAACAtcgacattttcattttcagatgCGTTCTTTCTGGCGGCTTTGACGTTTTCTTGGGGAGTTGGGGTGATGCCCGCCCCCTTTTTTAATGGTAGGTGCGCGAATATTCATAGtatatactttttatttaaaatacccGGGTGCTATATTGTATAATTAGTGTGTAATTATTTTATAGAACTTTAATAGTGTCATTGTGAATAAATTGATCCTGTCAAGCTGCAGACGGAAGGTTCTGTTCCATGCAGctctgtgagtgagtgatgtGTTTTCTTCTTGCAGGGCAGCTGGACTGCTGAGGCCGGGGCCGCGTTCCAGAAGCTGTGCGCCGATCGCACCCTGGTGGGTGCTTTGGATCGTTACACCGGAGAGGTGCTCCAGCTGTACCTGTGTGACACGCATACTGATCAGGACCTCTACATCCACACTGTCCTGCTGAGCCAGGGCCACGGGGCCGCCTGCAGCTCCACGGCCAGTGCAGCGGTAAGCTGTGCTCACAGACGGACACATTTCTACCGCGGCTAATGATGGACACCAGTCTGACTGGCTGCTAGATGTCTCTGTAAATATGTTGGGTATTTACATGCACGCCTCACATGTCTGTGTAGTTAATCCACATTACTAAATCCGTGTTTTAAATATGAACCTGGTAATAACGAATGACAATACTATTGCTGCAGCTTAGTTGTGAGTTGTGAGGCCAGAACACAGAGAACAATGCTTTGTTCTGTGACCATGGTACGATTGGTActaaaatacagtttatttattttgatatacACTCTGcactttattaggtacaccTAGTACCTTGTAAAAGGTTGGACCCCCCCTTTTGCCTTCATAACTGTCTCAGACATATTGACATATTGCTACCATATTGACTTGATAGCATCACACAGCACATTTGTCGGCTGCACATCTATGATGTGAATCTCCCGTTCCACCACTCGGTACAGTGACAATTACATTTTCATGTTCAATGAACCAGTTTGAGATGatatgagctttgtgacatgttGCAATATCCTGCTGGACGTAGCCATCAGAAGATGGACTGTGGTCATAAAGGGAGCGACATGGTCAGCAGCAGGtgtggtcttctgctgctgtagctcATCTTCTTCAAGGTTCCACGTGTTGTGCGTTCAGCGGTGCCTTGCTGCGTTCCCTGGTAGTAACAAGTGGTTATTTGAGTTACTTTTGCCTTTCTGTCATCTCGAACCAGTCTGCCCgttctcctctgacctttcaTATAACAAGGCACTTTCGTCCAACTGCTGCTAactgaatgttttctttctcgTACCGTTCTCTGTAAAGCCTAGTGGTGGTTGTGCGGGAGAATCCCAGTGGATCAGTAGTTTGACATATCAGCCAGTTTTGCACCAACAACCACGCCACGTTCAAAGTCACTTGAAtcccttttcttcccctctgttGTCTTCACAAAGTCTACGTGCCTAAATCCATTGAGTTGCagccatgtgattggctgattagcAATTTGTGTTGACAAGCAATTGAACAAGTGTACCCAATAAAGTGGTGTGTGGGTGTATATTCAAACATGATCCATACACCCATTTGTTAATAttgtgtgctttttatttcGTTTTTCTCAAGCGGTGTGCCCAGGTCGACCCAGTGAGTCTCTACATGGGGAAGGGAATGGTTGCTCTGCCAGAAGTAGAAGTGGTTTTACCAAAGCAAGCAGAAATGCTTCAGCGCTCCCTATCAGCTTCACTGGAGgtctgcattcacacacacacacacacacacacacaccataaccAGCCTAACATTGACCTAAACGTAGACTTCATcattaaatgtaattgtttatttaatgaggtcttgcaaaagaaaaatatgctTCATGTCCCCACAAAATAGGTAAAACATCTATCTTTTGCTGTTGTATGTAAAATCTTTTGAGGTTGCAGAACAGCCAAACTACACAATAGTTTATTTGCGGTGGATTTTCAGCTTAATGTCTCATTGTTTCTTATCTAGGAGTGCACTCCCTTTGTCTCTTCTCTccgcccccttccccctcccactTCCTTTTTTGAAACCCGATCTTTTAATGTTGCTGTAAAGCTTTTATTCTCTGCTGTCCATAGCTCTTATCCTACCAGCCATACTGTCATTCCCGGAGGCACACTGCAGCACCACGCGCtctcatcacacacaaacacgcatcctATTGCTGAATGCCCCTTAATGTATAGTCCCACTATCGAGAAGGTCACCGCTTCTTGTGGGCCAATAAATAAGATGGCAGCCAATCAGTGGGCTGTTGGATATTGGATTACAAAATTGTGTCCGTTTGATGTtagtgaatgaatggattgttGTAAACTGAACATATAGGAAAGGATATTTTACAGTGTTCTTGTCAATGACAACAATACTCTTCTTCcgaatgttttttaaatttatttccaCATTAATTCAATGTGTTTGTTACCATTATTCAACTAGAATGAATTGTGACAGAACAAAGAAATGATTAAGGAAACAAACGAGTCAACAGAATCCCGCCTTGGTTACAAGGGGGTTCCAACAACACTTAAACCCTTTTATAATTATGCTTGCTGTGGTTTTTGGGGAAGGTTTACCTGACAACTGGAAGCTGATGGCTGccactctttattttttttatatttatattttttatatagcaacgttattcatttttattggccTATTAGTTACATTTGTTACTGAAATGTGAATCTGAAGGAAACAGGAACTGTCTTGACAGGTTAAAGAGGAAGAGCTGCCCGAACTGGAGTTTATTGAGGACAATGAGGTCGGCCCCAATCTCCAGGTAGGACCATCTAATGCTCTCCACGTCCACAACGCCGCTGCCTTCATTCCATGTCTTTGCAAAACTCTGACGCCTTCAGTTTAGCTTTGACGCTTTACCATCTTGTTGTTGCATTGATTGTTTTACTTACTttaatgtttattaaaaagtaagtaaaaatatttcttaCCTGTGAAATACAAGTTATTGTATTTTGAGTTCCTGGTTCACATGGCTTCTCCACACCTTAAGTCAACAGATACAAATAATTgttgtaacaaaacaaaaacctgtgGTTTGAACAACCAATACAGAAGGATTGTTTGTTGATGTGTGTTGATCAGGGTATAAACGCCAACCCCTTCATGGCGCTGCAAAACGATCAAACAGTCAGCTGCAGCGAAATCGATTGGACCTTGACCAAGAAATCGCCTCCGACCAACCCCTCCAGCCATCTCGCCCCCCCAGATGTGATCCAGACGAGTCCAGCTCATTGTAAAACTGATCTTGAAGTAAGACACACAATAATTTAATGGATACAAAATACCTaaaatttctgtttttaattttttttaaaggcacttaaacaatgaaatgaagaaaCCTCACTCTCTTCTCAGACACTGAGCAGGAATCCTCCCCCAATTCCATCCAGCGTCACTCCCAGCTCCTGCTGTCCAACACCAAAAGAGGAGCAGCACACAGTCGCTGCCCCCTCGCTAGTCAGGCCAACTCAGATTCTGAGGAACCTGAGCCTCCACACCCCCGGCCTGAGCCAAATCCATGACTACACTCAGGGTACATCCATCTGTACTCTATCAGAAAAGTACAATTATGCACTTAAGTGgcgacatgacatgacatggcAGCTGAAGGGCGTGTTGAGTAGATCAGATTTAAGCGTGATGCTATTTTGGTGAATATAATTTCACCGAAATTGGTTATTTTAATGAAACcgtttttattatcattaatcATTATATACAAAGACTCACCACTTCTGGTTGCCCATTGTTTTCTTGTGTCAGCGTTCTAGCCAGGAGAGTGGTCCTAGATTAGAGAAGGAAGTTCTGAAGTTGCTTTATATCGACATTGACAAAGACATGCATAAATATATTCTTACAAGTTGTTGCCTAACGTTTTAATCATTTCTAAGACTAGTTAACTTTGAAAGATAATATAGTGGAACAAAAGGCTAATGTACACACAAAGCTCGTCCTCTCAATTGCAtccacagttttttttattttttttattttttattgtattaaaaaaaatgaccttCATTAACCTGCACAGTATCAAAGCGGAGAAAAAACCCTTCAATGAAATTAGGCTGTGTCCACGGTTCTAGAGAGGACGGATCCATTTCCACCCTGCTGTGTGCTGTGGTGGATGTAGCTGCACAGAGAACCTGACACTGATTCAATTAGACCTGTTACCAGAGCTATTTGACCCAACAAGCTGCTTTCATTGCATTGCGTTTGTCCTGATATCGATACACTGCTGCTTCGCCAGGCCTCTGCTCGCACAGTGTTTATGAAAAAAGCCAAACAAAGTGGGTCAAGGCAGATTTATCTACAAATCACTTTTCTGCACTGTAGAATTACCAATCACAAAGCTGCACGAATACAGATAAAAGCAAGAATTGGTACATGACGCATTAGAGGATGTGGTGTGGTTTCCTATAACGTGTGTGACTGCATACAAgcagtttttatatatttaaaccCTGGTGATGGTTCCGTGATGTGGAAGTCACAAATGACTTTGCTTGTTCCAAACACTTCATTAATTACATAGTTTAAGTTTGACTTGCGTGGAGTCATTTATACCATAATAGTTTGAATCATCCGTGTTTCAGTCTTCAGTCCGTCCGTGTGCTGCTAGCTCGGCTCAGTCGTCGCAGCACTGACCTGTAATCGCATCCACCTTAATTATAAAAGACTGTTACGCTGCCatattcagtttatttaaattgcacttcattctgtgtgtctgcacactTAACAAATATGTCTCATTCGAAAAGAGACGGCTGCGCTCTCTACGGATGTATTTTCAGGTTACTTTTGAAGACTTGTTCGTACTTTTATATGTACTAAACAACTGTATTCGTAAtagtttatttgtattcattttgtgttttcattctgtTGTCCAGGTGtatcatttcctcttttccgCTTGCAAAAGTCTGGCACCATGTTCCCTCTGTTTGGTGCCAGGTAAGTCGACCTGCGACATCCAACCGGAGCGACTCAAATCAAACCCCAAAGGAAGGAGCCGGATGACTGTTCATTTTTAGACGTGAATAAGTTCTTGTTTTAAcaccaaacctttttttttttttattctttttttttttagtttaatcCCTTTCTAAGAAGCCATCAAGATATCTCTGATATGTTACATGTGATATGTTCCTTATGGATACTAATGTagtaaaaagtcaaaatactgttcatattaaaaatacaaaatgtaattaatgtaattttattttttttcaaaataaattttatttgaatgttttagtAATTGTTTTACTTGTCACAACAAGCTGTAAGTTGGCATCAAACTTTTTAACCTTTCcgctttttgtaaaaaatagaTCTCCAGGCGGTTTTGTGACGTCAGTCAAGTATTGCTAAAGTGATTTCCCTCATGCTCGATTCTATCTACTTCACCACGATGATGTCAACATGACCCCCTCTGTTCAGCCGATCATTACATACTTCCCCCTCATCTGGAGTCCCTTCTATTGTCTTTGCAAATCATTTTACCGGGATTTGATTTGTGGTGTTcggtgtgtgtttctcagagGAAAGATGAGCGGACAGGAAGAATTACTGCAGTACAACGACCAGGAGGCCGTCTCTGGGCCCAGTGATGCTCATCCATGTTAGACAAGGAGCTAAAATGAGCTTTTATTTCTCTGAGATCTATTCATCGGCAAGACTTGTAAAAGAGGCCGACTGTGGCGTCCTTTATCATTAGTGCGCATCCTTCTGGGCTCCCTGACCTTTCCTGCCTCATCAATCAGCTTTTAAAAAACGCTTCTAGTGAGAGTAGCTCCGCTCGCACAAACACAGCAAACCAGTAAAAAGCATTAGCATATATActgcacacacacttcctgtctaacacacatttatatgtaaaatactTAGATATTATACATACACACCTGTCTGTTTTGTAATACAAACTACGCTCAACTTGTTTTTGTAAGccaattatacattttttagcAGCTGTACGGCAGCCGTGATCCACATAATCAAGCGCACAACACTAACACCAGTAAGCAACAGAACGCTTGTTCAAATGCACaaagacattgtgtgtgtgtgtgtgtgtgtgtgtgtgtgtgtgtgtgtgtgtgtgtgtgtgtgtgtgtgtgtgtgtgtgtgtgtgtgtgtgtgtgtgtgtgtgtgtgtgtggggggggttcggTTTGGTAAGGCAGATGCACACGTAAACCTTATTAAGGAGGAGAGTAATGTAGTTGCAGCTGAATTAGCagccaacagcagcagagcatcCGTGTGCTAAATGGAGCACGAAGATTTGATGGCTTGAGATTTACAGTGGAAACCCTGAAGCAGACGGTCACAGGACGACTGCTTTTGTTCCACCGGCTTTGGGTTTGCCGAGTAGGTGAGCGGTACTATTGATCATCTGGATCATCCCGTGTTTTACTTTTgcatttgcttttctttcttgtgtttttacATAGCAGCTTTGTTGACGGTAGCCTCGAGTGGGGAGCCGGTCAGGAGCAGTTGTTAGGAGTGATTACATCGAGGTACTGAACAGGTAACTGTGAATCAATGGCTTAATACTTGAAACACTTACACTGCATATATCAACACTTATATACTTAGCGGTAAAGCGCACCGATAACGAAATTTGTTCTGTTCAAGAAACCCAGAATCTTACACCACAGATCTCGTATTTCATCGTAGACCTTCGATTGGTAAGCATAGGAACGCTCCAGCAAGCCAGTGGTTCAAAATAGCTCAACTTCAACAGCCTCCAAGTTATAATACCCTATTTCTCCGTCAAGGGACCTTTCTCTGCAGAACAAGTATGTAGCCGCGATGGTGCTACCGCCGACGGGTTCCGTTTAAgaatgcacggacacacactaGATGAGATGCCTTTTTATTTCTCGTGGTCACAATGAGCAGGATTTAGTTCGCACGACGTAGTGTTGCTCGGCTTCGCTCTGCGCGGCTCCGCACTGCTCCGCTCTCCAAGCAACCGCCCTCCGGATCCCTGTTGCTCCCTGTTTTCACAGGGAGACAATCAGTTCACATTACTTCCACCTGTGTTTCTTACTCACCTGCCGGCACCGTCCcccgaaccactcccccgcaccccccccctgcagctgagctaacctcACCCCgtcaccacatacccccaccgcccgactcccccccctccctcctgagggcgggaaaggaagtccgctacgaccatctgcgcccccggcctatggaccaccttgaagttaaaaggctgtagagccagataccaccgagtgatccgggcgttgtgatccttcatgcggtggagccactgcagcggggcgtggtccgaacagagagtgaactggcgtcccaggaggtaataccgcagggagtcgactgcccaccggatggccaggcactccttctcgaccgtactgtacctggcctctctctccgacagcttccggctgcacctgctgggacaaaacggccccaagccctctgttcgacgcatcagtctgcaagacaaaggggagagagaagtcaggtgtatggagcagtggttccccacagagagctcgtttcaccccctcgaccgcccactggcaccgctccgtccattggaccggatctgaggcacctttccgggtcaggtcagtcAAGCCCGGGATGAACCTTCTGTAGTAGcccgccagccccaaaaactgcctcacctcttttttagTCTTGGGCCGCGATGGCTGCGGTTTTGTCTACCTGCGGGCGCACCCTCccgccgcccaagtggtaccccagataccgtacctccctccgtccaactgcacattTCCCTGGGTTGGCGGTGACCCcggcctgcctcagggactccaacaccgcgcccacccgccgcaccccccgtggtctcctgccaaacagcagctccaagggagaaaatcccgtggaggcctggggaacctcccgtactgcaaacaacagaggatcgcgccatttatcccaattacgttcatcgtcgtgaatgaacttacgaatcatggatttTAACGTCCTATTCAGCCGCTCCACCGggccgtcagtctggggatggtaCACACTGGTCCGAACGGACTTAACATCGTAACATCTTATACCTACTCAAAGTACTTATAGTTTTGATTCCTTTCTTCTACTCGTCATATGTCAGATGGCCAGTAgacgtctttttgttttccattcTCTTCTTTTGTCTGCTTTGTGACTCTGGATGTTAAtgcatgtgtgcttgtgcgtccACGTGTGCCTTCTAACAGGGTGTGTGGTGTTTTTAAGGAGGTTAATGTGTGAGGAACTGTGCATATGGTAACAAGGGTGTACAAAGTCATCCAGTCTTAGAAAAGAGGCGCCTTTATTTTTATCCCTGTGTCGAGACTCTTATCTGCTGTATTAATGTGAGGACAATTCTCCTGCTAATCCCTCAgttctgccacacacacacacacacacacacacacacaccagtagaACCCGTACCTCAAATAAagcccttcctctccctcctctggaTTTATACGTCACGCTTGGTTACACTAGCAGCTTTCTTACTACTAACTCAGAGTAGCACCACATTTTGTGTCGTTCTCATTCCACGGAATATTCCAAAAGGGCTTCACAGGTCGAAATCAGAAGCAATGACATCCCGCTCAACTTCAAAGACATTTTCTTGCAAATAGTTTGATTTGAAGATCAATATTGCTCTGATCAAACAGCTTGACTCCATTCAGAGTTTACTAATGGACGCTTTCTGTTTCAGTCACACATTAAATACTGACGTTTTATGGCAAGTTGTGTGCAAACAGCTGACTTATAATAAGAAACATAACGTGAAAATAGGATTGTCTATATATAAGAATGACTAAATGGTCCCCCAGGTGACAAACAAAGGATGGAGTCGCTAATAGATGGTGAATGTCATAGTCGACCAACGTCAATCCATTTTGTAGAAATATGTGGTTTTAAGTGTGAGGAAAACTTTTTCCTAAAGAAACATCCTGTTACGATGACCCTCCCCTCATGATCCCGGCCTGCCTTCCATCAGCCTGAGGTTAGAATTTATGCCTCTGTGAATTGATGGAGGCCTTGAGAAGACTCTGGGGGAATGAGGAGAGAAGACGGATGAATATTGATGCCGAATCAAATCTCTTCACCTCAGCCTCGATCTTGATGGTTTCCCGTATTGTTGCTCATTGTAGGTCAGTATTGTTGTGTCTCCGTTTA
This Gasterosteus aculeatus chromosome 8, fGasAcu3.hap1.1, whole genome shotgun sequence DNA region includes the following protein-coding sequences:
- the tdrd5 gene encoding tudor domain-containing protein 5, which translates into the protein MSTSKMNQEEVFANLKKDVRSLLISSKTGLDADQLKRDYVAMLGRPMPLNLLGFRHVMDMVKEMPEVVSFNFRVDGSMFLTAVGDDSTRNIEELVAKQRKPKKTTRQRVISFSPRYCHRPAAMVLPRRGRAPPSAPAHLRAQLCILLSQGPLKLSDLEAGFLRCFCQPLRVHNYGFYSIVEMLKAVEDLVVIQQGKLGSVLILKEHVMLQRSRNTRTPHMKSELPKSLNSGPKVPDARTQTPTEPVPVKQSPVNQPAPEATFGPVHKQSIAHKPQMVEKNQEEKPAHGQDDQLFQSHVLELQQELCQKIVENGVAGTISPELKDKLREVVGQSSGGLSVHDLPAEYKRVFGEELPVQQSGFVSVTELVGAMSDTFHLKPVDSEIGQHWIVIDIQDCGSKQSDSEGTECVDSRPKRSFISSCLRSGESPWEGKLEEHHDCITADDDKLETSNNFKTHEMMPLMYPTVQMLCSPGAPHDAVQSQRLEPPTRRGARELVEVLVERVESPGLFYIRFSESEEARAMEDMMIEMRQRYTCPEVSERYRLPQPFVRTGQVCCVSPKGMWFYRVVIHQIVSPTEVQVYYVDFGDMMVVQTAILKFLKSCFSILPAQAVPSSLAGIKPSTGSWTAEAGAAFQKLCADRTLVGALDRYTGEVLQLYLCDTHTDQDLYIHTVLLSQGHGAACSSTASAARCAQVDPVSLYMGKGMVALPEVEVVLPKQAEMLQRSLSASLEVKEEELPELEFIEDNEVGPNLQGINANPFMALQNDQTVSCSEIDWTLTKKSPPTNPSSHLAPPDVIQTSPAHCKTDLETLSRNPPPIPSSVTPSSCCPTPKEEQHTVAAPSLVRPTQILRNLSLHTPGLSQIHDYTQGVSFPLFRLQKSGTMFPLFGAR